Part of the Quercus lobata isolate SW786 chromosome 6, ValleyOak3.0 Primary Assembly, whole genome shotgun sequence genome, TTCACCCTAAgcataaacaaaactttcagAAGGATGAAGTGTTGTAACAccacaattgaattttttatgagCTATTTAGCCTCATGTATAATTGTCAGACATGCTGAGTATAACTTGTGGTTTTATTTCCCTTAGGTACATTTTTCTTCTTGTATCATGTCCTTGGCCTCCTTCTTTGTTCTCTTATGATATTGTATTCTAAAATTAGCCCACACTAAGGATTCTACAGGGATTACAGCATTTGAGATGGAGTATGGACACTGGATGGAAGAACAAAATAAACAGATTGCGGACTTGAGAAATGCTTTGAATGCTCATATAAGTGATGTAGAGCTGCGAATGCTAGTAGAGAATGGCTTGGAACATTACACTAAATTTTTCCGTATGAAAGGATCTGCAGCAAGCGCTGACGTCTTCTATGTGATGTCTGGCATGTGGAAGACATCAGCTGAGCGCTTTTTCTCGTGGATTGGAGGGTTTCGCCCGTCAGACCTTCTTAAGGTGATGTGTGATTCATTTTGAATTAATATGTGGGAATCATACATGTTAACTctataatttgggtttttagttaaGGTTGGATGAATTCTAATAATTAGAATTCTCTCCTGCATAGTTTCCATTCATAGATAAATCAATGAAGTAAAAGGAAATGCTTGACATCTTTATGAACAGCAAAAAGCATATATTTGTATACAACACATGCACACACCCTGCACACGCCAACCCCTAACACACGTACAAACCTAATATTACCATTTGAAAAGATAAAGGAATCTTCTCCTATGCGATTAGTCCTATTtagggtctctctctctctctaacattTAAGTCTCTTGACATTGTAAGGGCAACATGATTTTAGTCCTGCCTTCATCCTGTACTTAGGGTCCTGTACTTGGGGTTGAAAGGACAGAGGATCATTGCCACCTATTTGCAGACATAAAGAAATTTATACTGTGATTAATCCGATTTAGGTTTGCCTAGGCATAATAGTGCCAACAAATCAGTGTTTGGTGCTCAAGCACTCAAAACTTGGTAAAAGGAACCTCcttttttgctcaaatttgGCTTCTCATCCATATGAGACAGAATTTTGTAATGGGGTCATCATCTAGAGATTTACTTTCTCTTCGTAACAACCCCAAGTCACATAGCGTTACTAGGGTTTTCTCTAAAAACATTTGTAATGACTTAAggaaagcgctagccacatttgCGCTTACACCCAAAAGAACTGGTCAAGTTGCAATTGAGGTTCCTAGTAATCACTTACAAACCCAATGTCCCCATAGTAAACACCCAATGTGAGACTCAGCACACACTCACACAACATACAAACATCCAATCTAATCAAATCTGCACAATTTGGGGTATCACACTCACACATACGCACACTCTCTCTTTAAagggggtggtggtggtagcTATTGTGCTCAAATTTGggcttttcatttatttttgtattctttttaatgaaattattctGTAAATTCtgaaagataaaaataatgtgCTACTAATCCATGTTGATTACAGGTGCTTCTACCTCAATTTGACCCCATGACAGAACAACAGCTAATGGGGGTTTATAATCTTCAACAATCATGTCAGCAAGCAGAGGATGCTCTTACGCAGGGTATGGAGAAACTCCAGCAAACTCTGGCTGAGACTGTAGCAGCTGGACGACTGGTTGAAGATAGTTACCTCCCGCACGTGGCTTCTGCGATGGATAAGTTGGAATCATTAGTGGGCTTTGTAAACCAGGTAGGCATTGCATTTTCTCAAGGACACTAAATGGTTTTACTCCAAATTCTGACCCTCAATGCGTGCAACTGATATTTGTATTACTTTCTTTCTGCATCTTGCTCTTGCCCTCCctgaaatatattaaaagtcCCATGAAGTTGTTCCTTGTCAACATATATAAACCAAGACTGCATTATCCAAAGTTTTCTCTGGTTACCATGAGTCCAAAGGATGCGTGTTGGGCAGGTCttgtttacaaaaaaaaaggttcaaattgTCTACTGACTGCACTTTTCATTTGGCCATGTAAAAGAACAGGCACTTTGGATTTTTTGTAAATAGATTCTGAGGCAATTATGTTGGGAAAGACTCCTTTtgggttttgcttttatttttttatttattttttggtattattttcttcttaatttaatAGGCCAGATGACTGATTCTAAGCTCTAGCAATACAGTGGTCAACGTTAAAATTTTTAGTGCATTTTGAAACATCTCTGCACTATATCATGTGGCCATAGGATTCATCACGAAGAAGCAAATCTTTGTAGaaacatttttgtttatttcagaATGTAATTTCAGATTATATGCATAATAGGAAGTTGTACCTAGTTCACTGGCtaaatgagatttttgttgGAACAGGCTGACCATCTTCGGCAGGAAGCCTTGCAGCAGATTTATCGCATCCTCACTGTGCGGCAGGCAGCTCGAGGTCTTCTTGCCTTGGGAGAGTACTTCCAACGCCTTCGAGCTTTGAGCTCGCTTTGGGCTACCCGTCCTCGTGAGCCTGCTTAGTCTTATAGTGGAAGAGGCTACAAGCTCAGAATCTCAGTGAGGTTATCACAACCAGGGTCATGCCTCAGCCACCAGAGGTGCCTTTCAGTAATGTTGT contains:
- the LOC115995484 gene encoding transcription factor TGA1-like isoform X1; the encoded protein is MNSTSAQFVTTRRIGVYEPIHQISTWGENFKSNSNLNTSSSLILEDTKLDNQSEDASHGTMAPSNQYDQEASKPADKVLRRLAQNREAARKSRLRKKAYVQQLETSRLKLIQLEQELEHARHQGLYMAGGLDASHLGFPGTVNSGITAFEMEYGHWMEEQNKQIADLRNALNAHISDVELRMLVENGLEHYTKFFRMKGSAASADVFYVMSGMWKTSAERFFSWIGGFRPSDLLKVLLPQFDPMTEQQLMGVYNLQQSCQQAEDALTQGMEKLQQTLAETVAAGRLVEDSYLPHVASAMDKLESLVGFVNQADHLRQEALQQIYRILTVRQAARGLLALGEYFQRLRALSSLWATRPREPA
- the LOC115995484 gene encoding transcription factor TGA1-like isoform X2, whose protein sequence is MNSTSAQFVTTRRIGVYEPIHQISTWGENFKSNSNLNTSSSLILEDTKLDNQSEDASHGTMAPSNQYDQEASKPADKVLRRLAQNREAARKSRLRKKAYVQQLETSRLKLIQLEQELEHARHQGLYMAGGLDASHLGFPGTVNSAFEMEYGHWMEEQNKQIADLRNALNAHISDVELRMLVENGLEHYTKFFRMKGSAASADVFYVMSGMWKTSAERFFSWIGGFRPSDLLKVLLPQFDPMTEQQLMGVYNLQQSCQQAEDALTQGMEKLQQTLAETVAAGRLVEDSYLPHVASAMDKLESLVGFVNQADHLRQEALQQIYRILTVRQAARGLLALGEYFQRLRALSSLWATRPREPA